GTTCAAATATTCCAAAATTAAGCATGCCCTGCTCAACCTGTTTTTTATCCTTACCACTCTGGTGGTGAATTTTGTTTTTGCGTTTTTCATTATCAAAGTCTGCGATTTCACCACTGTCAACAAGTTTGGGCTGCTTTATCTCGCCGACCTGCCTTTGTGGTTACATGTAATGCTCGGTGTGCTTTTGCTCGATTTTATCGGCGCTTACCTGATCCACTGGATCCATCACCAGGTGAAGTGGATGTGGAAATTTCATCTGATTCACCACACGGACACCAAAGTTGACGTCACCACCAGCCTGCGGCACCATCCCGGGGAAAGTTTGTTCAGGGTGATTTTTGCCCTGCTCGCCATCTTGATCGCCGGCGTTCCCGTTGGCGTCGTCATGGTTTATCAGACCCTGTCTGCACTGTTCGCACAAATTACCCACGCCAACATCAAAACGCCGGCAAAAATTGACCGGCTGCTTTCCTATATTTTTGTCACGCCTAAGATGCACAAAGTCCACCACCATTTTGCCCAGCCGCTGACCGACACCAATTACGGCAATATTTTTTCAATCTGGGATCGCTTGTTCCGTACCTTCGTAGAGGTTGAAACAAAAACTCTGCAATACGGCATCGATACCCACATGCAGACGGAGGAGCATAGCAGTCTAAAGAATTTACTTGCCATTCCGTTTCAGGCGTATCGCGCACCTGGTTCTTCAAAGTTTGGAGATAAAAGCAATTAATAACTTGTCGAGGGCTTTTGCTTTTCTAATTTGGGTTCGGTTCTTAGTAATAAATTGAGGGTAAACCTTCTCTCAAAAAAGGTTGATGTGAGGTTTATTCGGATTGAATGGGTAAGCGTCTTACTCGAAATCGTTTTTCATTCGCAGAAATTATTGCACCCTGTTTTAGTTCCTCTTTTGTATTATCTAAAATTTGCTTTAATAATCTATTTACATTTCGTGGTGTTTGATCCTGTAGTCTAAATATAATTACACTTGGTAGCATTGTACCTGCTAATGCTGCAATTTCACCAAATCAAGATCGAAAGTTAGAATAACTCTGCCTTCCTTTTGAGCTTTAGAAAAGATATCTTTGTCAGGCAGCTTTTGCAGTCCTTCCTCTCTTAGGTGTTTAGCCTCAAAGCCACTAGATTTTAGCCATTCAACCGTACTACTCGATACTCCCATATCTGCTAAGAATTTCATATTCAAATTTCGGAATATGAATGGACTTCGTCATTTGCCAGCCAGGCAGCGTATTTCAATGACTCCTGAATATCTGCACCTTCAAGATCGGGATATTCCGCAAGAATTTCTTTTTCAGACATTCCGTTGGCAATTAAATTCACTACAAGAGAAACAGGGATTCTCATACCCCGAATGCAGGCGCGTCCACGCATGATTTCAGAGTCAAAAGTAATTCTATTGAACATAAAGTACCTTAAATTAATATACTCGTTTAAATTGTCAAAGTAATATAAGAATCACTCTCAAAACCTACAAGTTAAAAGTCATCTTAAAACGGTCTGAAGATCGAGGTCGTTCCACCGCGCTGTTCGAGTTTGACACTGCTCAGGTGAGGCGCTTTGATGTTGATTTTGAAATAGAAGCCCTGGCCAATTCCGGATGGATTCCAGTTAAACTGCGCTTCCCAGCAGTGCAAATCCCGGTGAAAAGAAATTCTCTGATCGACAATTTCCGTTCCCTCTAAATCGTACCGCAGCCGGTAGCCGATGCGCCAATTTTTTGTCAGCTGCACTTGAACATTAGAAAGATCAACATAAGCCCTCTTGGTCGGATTCAAAGGATTGGACTTGCTTAGGCTGTATGAAAAAGCAAGGGAGGCGCGCCAGGGGATATCAAATGCGGAAAAAGCACTTTCCGGAGAAAAACGATCTTGAGGCTGACCCGATAATCCAGGTTGAGTTTGCTGCTGCTCTAATGTTGATCCGGGGCCCCCGGCAGCAGCAGCCTGGCTGGCCCTGCCGCTTTGAGTCGATTTTTTGCCGCTCAGGGTCCACCTGGCATCGATACTGAAGCGCGTCAGCCGGGGAGAAATAAACCGATTTACGGCCCGCTTGAGCTCTTCATCGAACTTATAAAAACTGTGTCCCACGCCTGCACTTACGGTGAGGTTCTTCCTGGGGCTGGCGCGGAAAGAGGTCGTTAGGTCACGCATCTTCAGACTGTCGGCGGCAAAATTGTAGCCGCTGCTAAAATTCAGATTAAACAAATTAATTTTCTTTTCGTTCTCCCCTTCTCCCAGCTTCATTTGAAAAAGATTGTTGAGACTATAATTCATACTCATCAATTTGCCGCGCGGCGTGCTGCGAAATTTATCCAGCCGTTTTTCCTGTCCCGAAGTATCTTCCAGAACTTCGTAGTACCCCCAAACTTTATCGGAAAAATCAGGCCGGTAGGAAAAAGAAAGTGAGGGACTCATCTTGTGCCGCATGGCACGGATCGGGCCTATTTTCGGATAGAACGTTCCAAATATGTTCGTGCTTGCCGAAGTCGAGTATTGAAATGTGCGGCGGGAGGCAAATCCTTTCTCTTCCGTGGACGCAAAAACATTGGTTGAATCTACCAGGCCAAAGGACTTTTTCCGGTCGAACCAGTCTTCATCATAGCTAAACGACTGGCTCCAACTCAGCCAACCGAACAGTTTCTTCGGATTTGTAAAACTGAGCCGGATATCATGTTCGGCCCGGCGGTCGATCTGCGCATCCGGGTCGCCGGTGCTGTCTTTTCGTACCGTATTAAGCAAAAATCCTTTATATGAATATCGAATCGAGTTGTACCAATTGGGCTGGTTTTTAGATCGGCCGGTTTCATCTTTCTTAAAGGGAAAGATCGCACTTTGACCGCGGGTAAAACGGAGCTGCGGCAGGGTTACCGTATTTCGACCGTTTTCCAGATCTTTTGTCTGCGAAAGGTTGATGCTAAGGCTATTCCTTCCTTCACCCCATCTTTTGTTAAACGTGGCATTTGAACGAAGCTGCCGGTTTAAACGCTGGCTCCGGTTGGCGCTGAATTCACGGTAAAAACTGTTATTGCTAACGAAACTCGCGCTAACTGAGAGACTTGTATTTGGATCGATTGTCTGATTATGGCGAATATCCAGATTCCAGCGGCGCTGCTTGGTATCGTCAAAAGTTTTTCTGGTATAGGAGCCTGAAACCGCGCCGGAGAAGTTATACCGCAGCTTATAATTCACATTGCTGCGAAAAAGGATGCCGGTCTTTTCAAAAAAATCCAGGGTAAAGCGGACATCCATGTAGTCATTTGTTGCCCAGTAGTAACCCATATTTCGCAGATATCTTCCTTCTGCGGGGCTGGTGCCGAAGTTCGGAAGAATGACCCCGGACTGGCGGCCGTTTTCTTTGGTTGGAAACATGGCAAACGGGAAAATCGCCAGGGGAATTTTCCCGATGAAGAAAAT
The candidate division KSB1 bacterium genome window above contains:
- a CDS encoding LPS-assembly protein LptD, whose translation is MFKSLKSKINYFIFAVLLLQFSFAWAQVITPPDSSALKAQAALDSSKVSKITKPLTNTHQDSTSKSGIKPANVGLSKPVDYTYKTMITEKTENGRVTRLLGDATVKFGDITIKAGKITIRWNDNLLIAESLPDSGNGANGSDSLTVKQIGRPTFSDGKETMVGDRMEFNFKTEKGRILRGRTKFQRGYYQGDIVKIVDPSVFNVADGKYSSCDKEEPHFHFRGKQMKVILNDKVIVKPVIFFIGKIPLAIFPFAMFPTKENGRQSGVILPNFGTSPAEGRYLRNMGYYWATNDYMDVRFTLDFFEKTGILFRSNVNYKLRYNFSGAVSGSYTRKTFDDTKQRRWNLDIRHNQTIDPNTSLSVSASFVSNNSFYREFSANRSQRLNRQLRSNATFNKRWGEGRNSLSINLSQTKDLENGRNTVTLPQLRFTRGQSAIFPFKKDETGRSKNQPNWYNSIRYSYKGFLLNTVRKDSTGDPDAQIDRRAEHDIRLSFTNPKKLFGWLSWSQSFSYDEDWFDRKKSFGLVDSTNVFASTEEKGFASRRTFQYSTSASTNIFGTFYPKIGPIRAMRHKMSPSLSFSYRPDFSDKVWGYYEVLEDTSGQEKRLDKFRSTPRGKLMSMNYSLNNLFQMKLGEGENEKKINLFNLNFSSGYNFAADSLKMRDLTTSFRASPRKNLTVSAGVGHSFYKFDEELKRAVNRFISPRLTRFSIDARWTLSGKKSTQSGRASQAAAAGGPGSTLEQQQTQPGLSGQPQDRFSPESAFSAFDIPWRASLAFSYSLSKSNPLNPTKRAYVDLSNVQVQLTKNWRIGYRLRYDLEGTEIVDQRISFHRDLHCWEAQFNWNPSGIGQGFYFKINIKAPHLSSVKLEQRGGTTSIFRPF
- a CDS encoding DUF433 domain-containing protein, which codes for MFNRITFDSEIMRGRACIRGMRIPVSLVVNLIANGMSEKEILAEYPDLEGADIQESLKYAAWLANDEVHSYSEI
- a CDS encoding sterol desaturase family protein, giving the protein FKYSKIKHALLNLFFILTTLVVNFVFAFFIIKVCDFTTVNKFGLLYLADLPLWLHVMLGVLLLDFIGAYLIHWIHHQVKWMWKFHLIHHTDTKVDVTTSLRHHPGESLFRVIFALLAILIAGVPVGVVMVYQTLSALFAQITHANIKTPAKIDRLLSYIFVTPKMHKVHHHFAQPLTDTNYGNIFSIWDRLFRTFVEVETKTLQYGIDTHMQTEEHSSLKNLLAIPFQAYRAPGSSKFGDKSN